The Alteribacter keqinensis DNA segment ATCGTAAAACAAATAATACATCACAGAACATCCAAGGACTGTGTTTAATCCGAGCATCGTCACATCCATCCACCTGAGCTTTTGCTTGTGAATGAACGGATACCCGAGCGTCACCACTGTATAGACCGCAAATGTGAGCACAGCGTAAATCATGCTGATTCCCGCACTTCCCGCCAGCGCAATCAGGATAAGAAACGCCGGAATGTGGAAGGCAAAGCTGATATAGCTGACAATGTTCCACCGCTTCTTAAAAGATATCCATAGTATAGCACCATTTAAAATAATCAGGTACAGCATCGCTGCATAGACCGAAAACACTTCAAGCCCGAATGCGGACATATAAGAATAAAAAGGAATGTAGCCTCCCACAAGTCCCAGGGAGATCACCGTTCTTGAGCTGTAACGCAAAGAAAGTAAAACCGCTGCAGCAGTTACGGCAACTGACAGACCAAGAGCTGTGTACAGCCCGATAATACTGAGGAGGAAATAACTGAAGAAAACCGAACCATACAGAACAGCTGTCCCTCCGCCTATAAGGCCCAAACCAAAGGTTTTCTTGTGTTTACGAATAAACCACTCTCCCCCGGCCAGCATCATCAGTCCCAGCCCAAAAAACGTTGCCCCTTTCAGCTCTTCTGTAAACCAGTTTGTATAAGAATGCCTGAAAGCCGCAGCGACCCCAAGTACAATCAGAATAATCCCGATCTTATTAATCCAATTGAGACCGATCAGCATTTCAAGCTGGTTTTGTTTCATTCTTTTCTGCATTACTTTTTCTGAAACCGGCTCATTTCCAATCGCATTGAAAGCCGCGCTGTTCTCCTGCCTCCATTCTCTTTCCTTTAAAAGAAGGGCTTCTTTATGGATTCTGATATTCTCCTCAACTTCCCTGGAAAGCTGTTTCATTTTTGCTGAGAGCTCCAGGCTCAAACCATCGAGTTCATGTTCGGCACGCTTACGGAGATCAGCTATTTTACTCCGGGACTCATGTTCAAGGTTTGTGAGCCTGTTTTCGTGAGGTTTCATTCCCTCGCCAAAATAGGTTTGCACCTTCTTTTTGGAGATGTTCACAATGTTCCACTTTTCGTTTAACATCTGTTCCTGCAAAGCCATTCGCATTTTTTGGTTTTCTTCTTTAAGCTTCTCGTGATCTTTGCCTAAGCGGTCCGCCCGTCCTTTATACTCACTTGCCATTTCCCGAAGCTTCGTATTTTCCCCAATGACGTCGTTGGATTCGAATTCAATTAGAAGCGCTTCATACTCTTTCGTCAGTTGCTCCTGTGCCAACTTCATCTGCTTTAACTGTGCTTCAAACCGCTCCATCCCCGCATCCTCCCAATGGAAAAGTTCTACTTTTTTCCATTATACTTCATAAATAGCCTAATACGTTTGACTATTCTGAATTTTATCCACTTCATAAACATATTTTATTTTTCTCTCTTCTGTTCAGTTATGAAAGACAAATCCAATCAAATATATGCCTGAAAGCCTATCTCAATTCTGTTTCACGTGAAACAAAGACAAAAAAAGGACCAACCAGCAGTAGTCTGGTCAGTCCTCTTTGATAATGTTCTATTGTGTTTGTT contains these protein-coding regions:
- a CDS encoding DUF2339 domain-containing protein — protein: MERFEAQLKQMKLAQEQLTKEYEALLIEFESNDVIGENTKLREMASEYKGRADRLGKDHEKLKEENQKMRMALQEQMLNEKWNIVNISKKKVQTYFGEGMKPHENRLTNLEHESRSKIADLRKRAEHELDGLSLELSAKMKQLSREVEENIRIHKEALLLKEREWRQENSAAFNAIGNEPVSEKVMQKRMKQNQLEMLIGLNWINKIGIILIVLGVAAAFRHSYTNWFTEELKGATFFGLGLMMLAGGEWFIRKHKKTFGLGLIGGGTAVLYGSVFFSYFLLSIIGLYTALGLSVAVTAAAVLLSLRYSSRTVISLGLVGGYIPFYSYMSAFGLEVFSVYAAMLYLIILNGAILWISFKKRWNIVSYISFAFHIPAFLILIALAGSAGISMIYAVLTFAVYTVVTLGYPFIHKQKLRWMDVTMLGLNTVLGCSVMYYLFYDLNWGSFTGILAALFCVLYAGLGKFVEKRVPREKQARILFYATAVTFAVLVIPFQFEAEWFVLGWLIEAFVLIVYANREKLPNLERAGWGILFLTMAAFIMEVLYITASQWGMSESFNLRYFAVTAGLLTLAVYYARKRLEGEGVFNWMKQLPRAVKYLAVFNLWVYVIYQSSYYYHEWVPMTFSYLTFYHTLIVAFITVGTGYVLSRWKVLYDRVIGYFSTFLYGIGSFIGFIITLTMPALEPVMTENTIVNVMALGLLVAFNILVFLIGRELLGRFLRDRYSGLFPTILAVYFLIVLGAFVTVQFQLGDVGFVFSSIFLVVAVGYILYGFKKKYVYIRRIGLGLTLFTTGKLFLYDLSFLTEVSQIAAYFGFGVTLLGISYIYQKVSSSYQDMGEGI